One genomic region from Bubalus bubalis isolate 160015118507 breed Murrah chromosome 12, NDDB_SH_1, whole genome shotgun sequence encodes:
- the LCN8 gene encoding epididymal-specific lipocalin-8: MVGFWWEAGVASRENLALKTPRRLEALFLTLSGETLTVTVAYNNSGSCQTEEIVSSEMNVLGKFVFPGRREIHVVDTDYEQYAILRVSLQWQNHEFYVFKYFTRSLGGKCEPGFLKFRELTTDMGLYLVGRHGRCAMLLKELRETGL; the protein is encoded by the exons ATGGTAGGATTCTGGTGGGAAGCTGGTGTGGCCTCCAGAGAAAACTTGGCACTGAAGACCCCAAGGAGGCTGGAGGCCTTGTTCCTGACCTTGAGTGGGGAGACTCTGACCGTGACGGTCGCCTATAACAA CTCAGGAAGTTGTCAGACAGAAGAAATAGTGAGCTCAGAAATGAATGTTTTGGGGAAATTTGTGTTTCCTG GCCGCCGGGAGATCCACGTAGTGGACACGGACTATGAGCAGTACGCCATCCTCCGCGTGTCCCTCCAGTGGCAGAACCATGAGTTTTACGTGTTCAAGTATTTCA CTCGGAGCCTGGGCGGCAAGTGTGAGCCCGGGTTCCTGAAGTTCCGGGAGCTGACCACAGACATGGGGCTGTATCTGGTGGGCCGGCACG GGAGGTGCGCCATGCTCCTGAAGGAG CTCCGAGAGACGGGACTGTGA